One stretch of Argiope bruennichi chromosome 3, qqArgBrue1.1, whole genome shotgun sequence DNA includes these proteins:
- the LOC129963870 gene encoding glycine-rich protein-like, with protein sequence MKFMIAFVALLACVAAVPSGHGSLVIHHAPSHHGYGHHGGYGGHGVSTRYDVRGHGYGYSGVGHGHGLGYAGHGYGHGLAGHGYGLGGHGLEGHGYGLGGHGYGLGGHGYGLGGHGYGLGGHGYGLGGHGYGLGGHGLALGHGYGLAHGYGLGHH encoded by the exons ATGAAATTCATG ATTGCTTTTGTTGCCCTCTTGGCCTGTGTTGCCGCTGTCCCAAGTGGCCATGGAAGTCTTGTAATTCATCATGCTCCAAGCCATCATGGTTATGGACATCATGGAGGATATGGAGGACATGGAGTAAGCACCCGATACGATGTTAGAGGACATGGTTACGGTTATTCTGGAGTTGGACATGGACATGGTTTGGGATATGCTGGCCATGGTTATGGACATGGACTGGCTGGTCATGGATATGGACTCGGCGGCCACGGTCTTGAAGGACACGGATATGGTCTTGGAGGACACGGATATGGTCTTGGAGGACACGGATACGGTCTTGGAGGACACGGATACGGTCTTGGAGGACACGGATACGGTCTTGGAGGACATGGATACGGTCTTGGAGGACATGGATTAGCTTTAGGTCATGGATATGGTTTGGCCCATGGATATGGATTGGGacatcattaa